One Spiroplasma sp. NBRC 100390 DNA window includes the following coding sequences:
- the lpdA gene encoding dihydrolipoyl dehydrogenase, which yields MENKYDVIVVGAGPGGYVAAIKAAQEGLKTLIIEKEYYGGVCLNVGCIPTKALLKSSKVYDLIGHADTYGIDISKMTEVAPNWIKMQERKAKVVTQLTKGVEFLLKKNKVDLVKGEAKAIDKNTIEVAGKRYTGTNLIIATGSVSRNLPLPGFEQAEKEGYVISSTEALSLPKIPKKLAIIGGGVIGIEFACLYRRLGTEVTILQGLDTILEMLDKDIREELTKLLIKNKVKIETSVKIKEIKGKTVIYDDSEGKEVKLATDYCLVSVGRVPVTTGFENIGLKIGERKNIEVDDQCRTNLPGVYAIGDVVGRAMLAHVASAQGLLVINNIKGQNEKMNYNRIPSCIYSFPEVATVGITEEQAIKDKIAYKAFKFPLSANGKALADGETDGFVKILCEPKYGEILGAHIIAATATDMISEITVCMETEGTIHEFGKAIHPHPTLSEVLMEVAHGLEGHAIHI from the coding sequence ATGGAAAATAAATATGATGTAATTGTTGTCGGAGCTGGTCCGGGTGGATATGTTGCGGCAATTAAAGCAGCCCAAGAAGGTTTAAAAACATTAATTATTGAAAAAGAATATTATGGTGGTGTTTGTTTAAACGTTGGTTGTATTCCAACAAAAGCGTTATTAAAAAGTAGTAAAGTTTATGATTTAATTGGTCATGCTGATACTTATGGGATTGATATTTCAAAAATGACAGAAGTTGCCCCAAATTGAATCAAAATGCAGGAACGAAAAGCAAAGGTGGTAACGCAATTAACAAAAGGGGTTGAATTCTTATTGAAAAAAAATAAGGTGGACCTAGTTAAAGGTGAAGCTAAAGCAATTGATAAAAATACGATTGAAGTAGCGGGAAAACGTTATACAGGTACAAATTTAATTATTGCAACAGGAAGTGTTTCACGTAATTTACCATTACCAGGATTTGAGCAAGCGGAAAAAGAAGGTTATGTTATTTCATCAACAGAAGCTTTATCATTACCAAAAATTCCAAAAAAACTAGCAATTATTGGTGGTGGTGTTATTGGAATTGAATTTGCGTGTTTGTATCGTCGTTTAGGAACAGAAGTAACAATTTTACAAGGTTTAGATACAATTTTAGAAATGTTAGATAAAGATATTCGTGAAGAGTTAACAAAACTATTAATTAAAAATAAAGTTAAAATTGAAACATCTGTTAAAATTAAAGAAATTAAAGGTAAAACAGTTATTTATGATGATAGTGAAGGCAAAGAAGTTAAATTAGCAACTGATTATTGTTTAGTATCAGTTGGGCGTGTACCTGTTACAACTGGTTTTGAGAATATTGGTTTAAAAATTGGTGAACGAAAAAATATTGAAGTTGATGATCAATGCCGTACTAATTTACCGGGCGTTTATGCCATTGGGGATGTTGTTGGAAGAGCAATGTTAGCCCATGTTGCTTCAGCACAAGGACTTTTAGTAATTAACAATATTAAAGGACAAAATGAAAAAATGAATTATAATCGAATTCCATCATGTATTTATTCATTTCCAGAAGTTGCAACAGTTGGGATTACCGAAGAACAAGCGATTAAAGACAAAATTGCTTATAAAGCCTTTAAATTCCCCTTATCAGCTAATGGAAAAGCATTAGCTGATGGTGAAACTGATGGGTTTGTTAAAATTTTATGTGAACCAAAATATGGTGAAATTTTAGGAGCACATATTATTGCTGCAACAGCAACTGATATGATTTCAGAAATTACTGTTTGTATGGAAACAGAAGGAACAATTCATGAATTTGGAAAAGCAATTCATCCGCATCCAACTTTATCAGAAGTTTTAATGGAAGTTGCCCATGGATTAGAAGGACATGCTATTCATATTTAA
- a CDS encoding AAA family ATPase has translation MMTLTERLEELTKQLQQNVYEKEEIFNLAMLAMLSGESIFLLGKPGIAKSLVSRRLKHAFKNGTIFEYLMNRFSTPEEIFGPISIEDLQKGVYKRLIDKYLPTAEIVFLDEIWKAGPSIQNTLLTIINEKIFRNAGVDIKVPMKLLISASNELPAEGQGLEALYDRFIIRYIAHGLKDEANFNDMIAGVTELDVKVDEALQITHEEYDVWRKEINKVKITQSTFDFISRFRKAMYIATDGEYYISDRRWKKIAHLMKASAFYNGRDTVDKADWLVIPYCIWDDEEQEEEYNAIFNEFYLDALTYDVREKKNRLSKELEELSAQYEDIQGVNSRKSEYLDVFDGKLQGTFHRILWKNQQYPICFIRVEDLIDARHNKTQPTLVELYYGEDLDNMVDVLQTEISYVNDSTFKVIKTDEEIRVEIKNSKVEDNNSKLEKRILAVEREIDSLATAFPDEKDRLLELNCIFFKDRFVLAVNNAFNDDKLNFNEDIVDVDYRSRDNTEPNSGSLSNLVKN, from the coding sequence ATGATGACACTTACAGAAAGATTAGAAGAATTAACAAAACAGTTACAACAAAATGTTTATGAAAAAGAAGAAATTTTTAATTTAGCAATGTTAGCAATGCTAAGTGGGGAATCTATTTTTCTTTTAGGAAAACCAGGAATTGCAAAATCATTAGTTTCGCGACGTTTAAAACATGCTTTTAAAAATGGAACTATTTTTGAGTATTTAATGAATCGTTTTTCAACTCCAGAGGAAATTTTTGGACCAATTTCAATTGAGGATTTACAAAAAGGAGTCTATAAACGATTAATTGATAAATATTTGCCAACAGCAGAAATTGTTTTTTTAGATGAAATTTGAAAGGCGGGACCTTCAATTCAAAATACTTTATTAACAATTATTAATGAAAAGATTTTTCGTAATGCTGGAGTTGATATTAAAGTTCCAATGAAATTATTGATTTCTGCGTCAAATGAGTTACCAGCAGAAGGGCAAGGATTAGAGGCGTTATATGACCGTTTTATTATTCGTTATATTGCTCATGGTTTAAAGGATGAAGCAAATTTTAATGATATGATTGCCGGAGTAACAGAATTAGATGTTAAAGTTGATGAAGCTTTACAAATTACGCATGAAGAATATGATGTATGACGAAAAGAAATTAATAAAGTTAAAATAACTCAGTCAACATTTGATTTTATTTCACGGTTTCGAAAAGCAATGTATATTGCAACTGACGGTGAATATTATATTTCTGATCGTCGATGAAAAAAGATTGCTCATTTAATGAAGGCATCAGCTTTTTATAATGGTCGTGATACAGTTGACAAGGCTGATTGATTAGTTATTCCATATTGTATTTGAGATGATGAAGAACAAGAAGAAGAATATAATGCTATTTTTAATGAGTTTTATTTAGATGCTTTAACTTACGATGTTCGTGAAAAAAAGAATCGTTTAAGTAAAGAATTAGAAGAATTATCAGCGCAATATGAAGATATTCAAGGAGTTAATAGTCGTAAAAGTGAGTATTTAGATGTTTTTGATGGAAAATTACAAGGAACTTTCCATCGGATTCTTTGAAAAAATCAACAATACCCAATTTGCTTTATTCGCGTTGAAGATTTGATTGATGCTCGTCATAACAAAACGCAACCGACATTAGTTGAATTATATTATGGAGAAGATTTAGATAATATGGTTGATGTGTTACAAACTGAAATTAGTTATGTGAATGATAGTACTTTTAAAGTTATTAAAACAGATGAAGAAATTAGAGTTGAAATTAAAAATTCAAAAGTAGAAGACAATAATTCAAAACTTGAGAAAAGAATTTTAGCAGTTGAACGTGAAATTGATAGTTTAGCAACTGCTTTTCCTGATGAAAAAGACCGTTTATTAGAATTAAATTGTATCTTTTTTAAAGACCGTTTTGTTTTAGCAGTTAATAATGCTTTTAATGATGATAAATTAAACTTTAATGAGGATATTGTTGATGTTGATTATCGTTCAAGAGATAACACAGAACCTAATTCTGGAAGTTTATCAAATTTAGTTAAAAATTAA
- a CDS encoding VWA domain-containing protein — MNPYLEQKTGVKLAEKLTELKKTDLASPNFALLKKSNRWLSDIFDQEINNFYDQKIEDEIMKIKLTPNIEKEIYLFHWIKVNGYEGLKKNYASTQDFLFKVNSPFYDRLNYYRYEFNKKNNNPNMLFRDFVGIWESILIKRINDYRFAKIEELRNKFMQDLYNKLAIYNKASSLLKTVWNFFGKMWDPIQLLKPGVDMTAIDKFAKFLESNPAIMEIATLLGRYQGESNLIEQRILEEIVMDYEWKPVGSSPEEIIGATESKDLEHMFPAELVLLRDPVLKYIFYKKYIEGKLTTFEFLSQDKVPKEQIKLTTVESYVPEEKGPIVLSIDTSSSMRGSPEQIAKALALAIAKIALSEHRPCYMINFSKSLDVYNLSQLKDSVPKLIDFLSKSFGGDTDVEPALQHTLTVMDSNEYFNADLLVISDFMTSDLSSDIIEKIKVLRKRRNRFHAIVIGTMGEEKVTTVFDNAWIYDPRDPFASERIIASLTGEVVKKYDKIPKAKTILNKIRTEQEANKNVK, encoded by the coding sequence ATGAATCCATATTTAGAGCAAAAAACGGGAGTTAAATTAGCGGAAAAATTAACAGAATTAAAAAAGACGGATTTAGCTAGTCCAAATTTTGCTCTGCTAAAAAAATCAAATCGATGATTAAGTGATATTTTTGACCAAGAAATTAATAATTTTTATGATCAAAAAATTGAAGATGAAATTATGAAAATTAAATTAACCCCGAATATTGAAAAGGAAATTTATTTATTTCATTGAATTAAGGTTAACGGGTATGAGGGTTTAAAAAAGAATTATGCTTCAACACAGGATTTTTTATTTAAAGTTAATTCACCGTTTTATGATCGACTAAATTATTATCGTTATGAATTTAATAAAAAAAATAATAATCCGAATATGTTATTTCGAGATTTTGTTGGTATATGAGAATCTATTTTGATTAAAAGAATTAATGATTATCGTTTTGCTAAAATTGAAGAGTTACGTAATAAATTTATGCAAGATTTATATAATAAACTTGCAATTTATAATAAAGCTAGTAGTTTGTTAAAAACAGTATGAAATTTTTTTGGAAAAATGTGAGATCCAATCCAATTATTGAAACCGGGTGTTGATATGACAGCAATTGATAAGTTTGCTAAATTTTTAGAAAGTAACCCGGCAATTATGGAGATTGCAACTTTATTAGGGCGTTATCAAGGCGAAAGTAATTTAATTGAACAGCGAATTTTAGAAGAAATTGTGATGGACTATGAATGAAAACCAGTCGGTTCATCACCAGAAGAGATTATTGGTGCTACTGAATCAAAAGATTTAGAACATATGTTTCCTGCCGAATTAGTTTTACTACGCGATCCTGTTTTAAAATATATTTTTTATAAGAAATATATTGAAGGAAAACTAACAACATTTGAATTCTTATCACAAGATAAAGTTCCAAAAGAGCAAATTAAATTAACTACAGTTGAATCATATGTTCCTGAAGAAAAAGGACCAATTGTGTTATCAATTGATACATCCTCTTCAATGCGAGGTAGTCCTGAACAAATTGCTAAGGCCTTGGCGTTGGCAATTGCTAAAATTGCTTTATCAGAACACCGCCCATGTTATATGATTAATTTTTCAAAAAGTTTAGATGTTTATAATTTATCGCAACTAAAAGATTCTGTTCCAAAGTTAATTGATTTTTTATCAAAAAGTTTTGGTGGTGATACGGATGTTGAACCAGCGCTGCAACATACTTTAACGGTAATGGATAGTAATGAATATTTTAATGCTGATTTATTAGTAATTAGTGACTTTATGACTTCGGATTTATCATCTGATATTATTGAAAAAATTAAAGTATTAAGAAAAAGACGTAATCGTTTTCATGCTATTGTTATTGGAACAATGGGCGAAGAAAAGGTGACAACAGTTTTTGATAATGCATGAATTTATGATCCTCGCGATCCATTTGCTTCAGAACGTATTATTGCTTCCTTAACGGGGGAAGTTGTTAAAAAATATGATAAAATTCCGAAAGCAAAAACAATTTTAAATAAAATTAGAACAGAACAGGAGGCCAATAAAAATGTTAAGTAA
- a CDS encoding dUTP diphosphatase translates to MLSNTTFAYLLENQKKLDHHILTKFKLNDEQTLDKRILAFLVELAEFINEQRDFKYWSIKPASEQDILLEEYIDGIHFLISISSSLQVDFNKFHYQNKYFGKTISLTKLYLECFTACAKLIKKQTIKTYFQVLNQYLIIAEQLKFTEADLITAYNKKNKINFARQENNY, encoded by the coding sequence ATGTTAAGTAACACAACTTTTGCATATTTACTTGAAAATCAAAAAAAACTAGATCATCATATTTTGACAAAATTTAAGTTAAATGATGAACAAACTTTAGATAAACGAATTTTAGCTTTTTTAGTTGAATTAGCAGAATTTATTAATGAACAACGGGATTTTAAATATTGAAGTATTAAACCAGCTTCAGAGCAAGATATTTTATTAGAAGAATATATTGATGGAATTCATTTTTTAATTAGTATTAGTAGTAGTTTACAAGTTGATTTTAATAAATTTCATTATCAAAATAAATATTTTGGTAAGACAATTAGTTTAACAAAACTGTATTTAGAATGTTTTACTGCTTGTGCCAAATTAATTAAAAAACAAACAATTAAAACTTATTTTCAAGTTTTAAATCAATATTTAATTATTGCTGAACAATTAAAATTTACTGAAGCTGATTTAATTACAGCATATAATAAGAAAAATAAAATAAATTTTGCTCGGCAAGAAAATAATTATTAA
- a CDS encoding ferredoxin, translating into MADRDISKKRTYVNTDLCISCGSCIMIDETETFFMDDDGFANTTENDQELVEAQMVCPTAAIFIKTLEEFKENRKSSLDTD; encoded by the coding sequence ATGGCAGACCGCGATATTTCAAAAAAAAGAACATATGTTAACACTGACTTGTGTATTTCTTGTGGAAGCTGCATTATGATTGATGAAACCGAAACATTCTTTATGGATGATGATGGTTTTGCAAATACAACAGAAAATGATCAAGAACTAGTTGAAGCTCAAATGGTTTGCCCAACTGCTGCCATTTTTATTAAAACATTAGAAGAATTTAAAGAAAATCGTAAGAGTAGTCTTGATACTGATTAA
- the cmk gene encoding (d)CMP kinase — MKLNVAIDGPAGSGKSSAGYELAKKLNYQFIDTGLTYRAFTYFCAKAQLDFSNHQQLKNQLAKFNYQVLNNKIYVNNEDVTMMLQTSLVLDNINKITGLEFIRTAMVALQRQLVIKKGNVVVGRDITTVVLPDAEVKIYLTASIAARVERRWSQNNENNIMPNNLTDITAKLRERDRVDTTRAVGPLKIAAGAIVIDSSTLTFEQTVAAIYQVVMDYKKVGK, encoded by the coding sequence ATGAAATTAAATGTAGCTATTGATGGTCCGGCTGGTAGTGGTAAATCTTCTGCTGGTTATGAATTGGCCAAAAAATTAAATTATCAGTTTATTGATACGGGATTAACTTATCGTGCTTTTACTTATTTTTGTGCAAAAGCACAACTTGATTTTAGTAATCATCAGCAGTTAAAAAATCAATTGGCAAAGTTTAATTATCAAGTGCTAAATAATAAAATTTATGTTAATAATGAAGATGTAACAATGATGCTTCAAACAAGTTTAGTACTTGATAATATTAACAAAATTACTGGCCTTGAGTTTATTCGAACAGCAATGGTCGCATTACAGCGCCAATTAGTTATTAAGAAAGGTAACGTTGTTGTTGGCCGCGATATTACGACGGTTGTTTTACCTGATGCAGAAGTAAAAATTTATTTAACAGCTAGTATTGCTGCTCGGGTTGAACGAAGATGAAGTCAGAATAATGAAAATAATATTATGCCAAATAATTTAACAGACATTACTGCAAAGCTAAGAGAACGAGATCGGGTGGATACAACTCGTGCAGTGGGACCATTAAAAATTGCTGCTGGTGCAATTGTAATTGATAGTAGTACTTTAACCTTTGAACAAACAGTAGCAGCAATTTATCAAGTAGTAATGGATTATAAGAAAGTAGGAAAATAA
- the der gene encoding ribosome biogenesis GTPase Der — protein sequence MAQKGTVAIVGRPNVGKSTLFNRIIKNRLAIVEDTPGVTRDRIYAFSEWLTREFLMIDTGGITLDNEAMFAQEIKMQAEIAIAEADVIIFVLSYKEGITPDDEMIAKILYRAKKPVLLVINKYDKQEKESELYEYMTLGFGEPIAVSATHGIGVGDLLDKVISYLDQITIRPKTDGTHFSLIGKPNVGKSSLTNAILGEERVIVSPIAGTTTDSIDTSFKRNDHLYTVIDTAGIRRKGKVYEKLEKYSVLRAVSAIERSDLVLLIIDGTVPITDQDTNIAGIAFEQNKPIILVVNKWDAVAEKNDRSMQIIEKQIRGYFKYLNYAKMVFVSALEKKRLHILFQTIDEVYAGLTQRVKTSVLNEILVKAQLLNPPPDFNGGRIKIYYATQPESMIPTFIMFCNTPKYIHFSYKRFLENQIREHFGFDGVPIKILFRERK from the coding sequence ATGGCACAAAAAGGAACCGTAGCAATTGTAGGACGACCAAATGTTGGGAAATCAACATTATTTAATCGTATTATTAAAAACCGGCTTGCGATTGTTGAAGACACTCCTGGTGTTACACGGGATCGAATTTATGCTTTTTCGGAATGATTGACTCGCGAATTTTTAATGATTGATACAGGGGGAATTACGTTAGATAATGAAGCAATGTTTGCACAAGAGATTAAAATGCAAGCCGAAATTGCCATTGCAGAAGCTGATGTTATTATTTTTGTTTTATCGTATAAAGAAGGCATTACGCCAGATGATGAAATGATTGCAAAAATATTATATCGTGCGAAAAAACCAGTTTTATTAGTTATTAACAAGTATGATAAACAAGAAAAAGAAAGTGAATTATACGAATATATGACATTAGGGTTTGGTGAACCAATTGCTGTTTCAGCAACCCATGGAATTGGTGTTGGTGATTTATTAGACAAAGTAATTTCTTATTTAGATCAAATTACAATTCGACCAAAAACCGATGGAACTCATTTTTCCTTAATTGGAAAGCCAAATGTTGGGAAATCATCATTAACAAATGCTATTTTAGGAGAAGAACGAGTAATTGTCTCACCAATTGCAGGAACAACAACTGATTCAATTGATACATCTTTTAAACGAAATGATCACCTTTATACTGTTATTGATACAGCAGGAATTAGACGGAAAGGAAAAGTTTATGAAAAACTAGAAAAATATAGTGTTCTTCGTGCTGTTAGTGCAATTGAACGAAGTGACCTTGTTTTACTAATTATTGATGGAACAGTACCAATTACTGATCAAGATACTAATATTGCAGGAATTGCTTTTGAACAAAATAAACCAATTATTTTAGTTGTTAACAAATGAGATGCTGTAGCAGAAAAAAATGATCGCTCAATGCAGATAATTGAAAAACAAATTCGTGGATATTTTAAATATTTAAATTATGCAAAAATGGTTTTTGTTTCCGCGTTAGAAAAAAAGCGTTTGCATATATTATTTCAAACGATTGATGAGGTTTATGCTGGTTTAACTCAGCGCGTAAAAACAAGTGTTTTAAATGAAATTTTAGTTAAAGCACAATTACTAAATCCACCACCAGATTTTAATGGCGGGCGAATAAAAATTTATTATGCAACGCAACCCGAAAGTATGATTCCAACCTTTATTATGTTTTGTAACACTCCTAAGTATATTCATTTTTCCTATAAACGATTTCTTGAAAATCAAATTCGTGAACATTTTGGGTTTGACGGTGTACCAATTAAAATATTATTTAGAGAAAGAAAGTAA
- a CDS encoding NAD(P)H-dependent glycerol-3-phosphate dehydrogenase — protein MRKEQKNITIIGTGAYGTVLANVLTDNDHNVIMYGIDSKEVDDINNEHLNSHFFGDLKINREIKATTNFAEAVEDAEYIILGIPVIAIKPVIEKLNQTVTKPVVIINVAKGLDPETHEVLSHSIVKLIDNKILKAYAGIYGPSIAKEVLQRKPTCIMAVSNEIAIAHEVRNLFNNEYFVTFANTDVIGAEYAVALKNAVAIASGIFNGLYASDNAKASLITMGLNEIQLFAKTKGAQIETFLNFAGLADLILTATSNKSRNYSLGFEIAQVDDAKKVLESHAKTVEGVLTCKTIVLDARANKIVLPLFEALYDILYNNKRPSAIINSVFTKAILA, from the coding sequence ATGAGAAAAGAACAAAAGAATATCACTATTATCGGAACGGGAGCGTATGGTACTGTTTTAGCTAATGTTTTAACTGACAATGATCATAATGTTATAATGTATGGTATTGATAGTAAAGAAGTTGATGATATTAACAATGAACATTTGAATAGTCATTTTTTTGGTGATTTAAAAATTAATCGGGAAATTAAAGCAACAACTAATTTTGCCGAAGCCGTTGAAGATGCTGAATATATTATTTTGGGAATTCCAGTTATTGCTATTAAACCAGTTATTGAAAAACTTAATCAAACAGTAACAAAACCAGTCGTTATTATTAATGTCGCAAAAGGATTAGATCCTGAAACACATGAAGTATTATCACATTCAATTGTTAAATTAATTGATAATAAAATTTTAAAAGCATATGCTGGGATTTATGGTCCAAGTATTGCTAAAGAAGTTTTACAACGTAAACCAACTTGCATTATGGCAGTCTCAAATGAAATTGCAATTGCACATGAAGTTCGTAATTTATTTAATAATGAATATTTTGTTACCTTTGCGAATACAGATGTTATTGGCGCTGAATATGCTGTTGCGTTAAAAAATGCTGTTGCAATTGCATCAGGAATTTTTAATGGTCTTTATGCATCAGATAATGCTAAAGCATCATTAATCACAATGGGGTTAAATGAAATTCAACTTTTTGCAAAAACAAAAGGTGCTCAAATTGAAACTTTTTTAAATTTTGCTGGATTGGCAGATTTAATTTTAACTGCAACTTCGAACAAATCACGAAATTATTCGCTTGGTTTTGAAATTGCGCAAGTAGATGATGCTAAAAAAGTATTAGAAAGTCATGCTAAAACAGTGGAAGGAGTTTTAACTTGCAAAACAATTGTTTTAGATGCTCGCGCTAATAAAATAGTATTACCTTTATTTGAAGCTTTATATGATATTTTATATAATAATAAACGCCCAAGTGCGATTATTAATAGTGTTTTTACAAAAGCAATATTGGCATAG
- a CDS encoding Cof-type HAD-IIB family hydrolase — translation MRNIKLIALDMDGTACRFHQGIETANIMPIIKAQEMGVRVIFATGRPILTSLPEALKVKMDYFQQYFIGFNGACIYDIKANKIVHQQTLSVLQVNFLFQLAKKYHKKIWCYIDDLTKVIVNFDPIGENNLELTFFHGEFIQYDNLSEIKNTAYKCIVMDVQETDPFIILARAENIEIAIDASHTAEMNAPGISKLAGLKWISKQWGITLSEMMAIGDSMNDYWMIKNVGLGIAMNNGQDQIKAIAKDITSNVEEGGVAKMIEKYIFNHKK, via the coding sequence ATGAGAAACATTAAATTAATTGCATTAGATATGGATGGGACTGCTTGTCGTTTTCATCAAGGGATTGAAACTGCTAATATTATGCCAATTATTAAGGCACAAGAAATGGGGGTACGGGTTATTTTTGCAACTGGGCGACCAATTTTAACATCATTACCAGAAGCATTAAAAGTAAAAATGGATTATTTTCAGCAATATTTTATTGGTTTTAATGGTGCTTGTATTTATGATATTAAAGCAAACAAGATTGTTCATCAACAAACATTATCTGTTTTACAAGTTAATTTTTTATTTCAATTAGCAAAAAAATATCACAAAAAAATATGATGTTATATTGATGATTTAACGAAAGTAATTGTTAATTTTGACCCGATTGGAGAAAATAATCTAGAATTAACTTTTTTTCATGGTGAATTTATTCAATATGATAATTTATCTGAAATTAAGAATACTGCTTATAAATGTATTGTAATGGATGTACAAGAAACAGATCCATTTATTATTTTAGCACGCGCTGAAAACATTGAAATTGCAATTGATGCTAGTCATACTGCTGAAATGAATGCTCCCGGAATTAGTAAATTAGCGGGTTTAAAATGAATTTCAAAGCAATGGGGAATTACGCTATCAGAAATGATGGCAATTGGTGATAGTATGAACGATTATTGAATGATAAAAAATGTTGGGTTAGGCATTGCGATGAACAATGGTCAAGATCAAATTAAAGCAATTGCGAAAGATATTACTAGTAATGTTGAAGAGGGCGGTGTTGCCAAAATGATTGAAAAATATATTTTCAATCATAAAAAATAA
- the gpmI gene encoding 2,3-bisphosphoglycerate-independent phosphoglycerate mutase, with protein MKAKQPILLAILDGWGIAPDSKGNAVTQAHMTNVEMLKAKYPWVAAHASGEWVGLPDGQMGNSEVGHIHLGAGRIKYESLTLINKAIKDGTFNQNPEILAAINFAKQNNGAFHIMGLFSDGGVHSHLNHIFAAYQLAAKEGVKEIYLHLFGDGRDTKPECIKTYIEQFNALQANLKVGAIATIGGRYYAMDRDKKYERVQVAYDVLVSRKGAEFSDPLTYIDQEYQAGRNDEFLMPAYNINTPQGYIKPGDGVFFANFRPDRAIAIASALTNADFPVNEAESYFMPKLNDIYFVSMMEYAATVGSKHVAFQPIEVVNGLGEWLSKKGYHQLRIAETEKIAHVTFFFDGGKDYFKNGLATQTEITLPGASAALIPSPKIATYDLKPEMSAYEITDKLIAELNRNEFDVIILNFANCDMVGHTGILPAAIEAVKTIDDCLGKIYLAMQKVNGIMIITADHGNAEIMIDETGGPNKKHTSQLVPIIITKAGLKLRDKNPAIADIAPTILELLEEEIPAEMTQPSLILK; from the coding sequence ATGAAAGCTAAACAACCAATTTTATTAGCAATTCTTGATGGGTGAGGGATTGCCCCTGATTCAAAAGGAAATGCTGTTACACAGGCACATATGACAAATGTTGAAATGTTAAAGGCAAAATACCCTTGAGTAGCTGCTCATGCATCGGGAGAATGAGTTGGGTTACCAGATGGTCAAATGGGAAATTCAGAAGTTGGTCATATTCATTTGGGAGCTGGTCGAATTAAGTATGAGTCATTAACGTTAATTAATAAAGCCATTAAAGATGGAACTTTTAATCAAAATCCGGAAATTTTAGCGGCAATTAATTTTGCAAAACAAAATAATGGTGCTTTTCATATTATGGGCTTATTTTCAGATGGTGGAGTCCATTCACATCTTAATCATATTTTTGCAGCGTATCAGTTAGCAGCAAAAGAAGGAGTTAAGGAAATTTATTTACATTTATTTGGTGATGGCCGTGATACCAAACCAGAATGTATTAAAACATATATTGAACAATTCAATGCTTTACAAGCAAACTTGAAAGTAGGGGCAATTGCTACAATTGGAGGCCGTTATTATGCAATGGATCGTGATAAAAAATATGAACGGGTTCAAGTTGCATATGATGTTTTAGTTTCGCGAAAAGGAGCTGAGTTTAGTGATCCGTTAACCTATATTGATCAAGAATATCAGGCGGGTCGTAATGATGAGTTTTTAATGCCAGCTTATAATATTAATACTCCACAAGGATACATTAAACCAGGTGATGGAGTCTTTTTTGCTAACTTCCGTCCTGATCGTGCAATTGCTATTGCTTCAGCATTAACAAATGCTGATTTTCCTGTTAATGAAGCAGAAAGTTATTTTATGCCAAAATTAAATGATATTTATTTTGTGTCAATGATGGAATATGCTGCAACAGTTGGATCAAAACATGTTGCTTTTCAGCCAATTGAAGTTGTTAATGGATTAGGAGAATGGTTAAGTAAAAAGGGTTATCATCAGTTACGAATTGCAGAAACGGAAAAAATTGCACATGTTACGTTTTTCTTTGATGGGGGAAAAGACTACTTTAAAAATGGTTTAGCAACTCAAACTGAAATTACATTGCCAGGTGCATCAGCTGCTTTAATTCCATCACCAAAGATTGCAACATATGATTTAAAACCAGAAATGTCAGCGTATGAAATTACTGATAAATTAATCGCTGAACTTAATCGTAATGAATTTGATGTTATTATTTTAAACTTTGCCAATTGTGATATGGTTGGTCATACTGGGATTTTACCAGCAGCGATTGAAGCAGTAAAAACAATTGATGATTGTCTTGGTAAAATTTATTTGGCAATGCAAAAAGTTAATGGAATTATGATTATTACTGCTGATCATGGTAATGCTGAAATTATGATTGATGAAACTGGGGGACCAAATAAAAAACATACTTCCCAATTAGTTCCAATTATTATTACCAAAGCAGGATTAAAATTGCGTGATAAAAATCCGGCAATTGCCGATATTGCTCCAACTATTTTAGAATTATTGGAAGAAGAAATTCCTGCCGAAATGACACAACCATCATTAATTCTTAAATAA